The following are encoded in a window of Streptomyces sp. Go-475 genomic DNA:
- a CDS encoding DUF6104 family protein — protein MYFTDRGIEELEKRRGEEEVTFEWLAEQLRTFVDLNPDFEVPVERLATWLARLDDEDDE, from the coding sequence ATGTACTTCACGGACCGTGGCATCGAGGAACTGGAGAAGCGGCGCGGCGAGGAGGAGGTCACCTTCGAGTGGCTGGCCGAGCAGCTGCGGACGTTCGTCGATCTCAACCCCGACTTCGAGGTGCCGGTGGAGCGGCTGGCGACGTGGCTGGCGCGGCTGGACGACGAGGACGACGAGTAG
- a CDS encoding multifunctional oxoglutarate decarboxylase/oxoglutarate dehydrogenase thiamine pyrophosphate-binding subunit/dihydrolipoyllysine-residue succinyltransferase subunit: MSPQSPSNSSISTETDQAGKNPAASFGANEWLVDEIYQQYLQDPNSVDRAWWDFFADYKPGAAGAPAPAGTAAAGAAGTTTAQAAPAQAPAPAAEKPAAEKPAAAQAPAPAQAKPAAQAPAQAAAPAKAAPAPAKPAAPAKKAEPAAEAPSGPEQVVLRGPAAAVAKNMDASLELPTATSVRAVPVKLLFDNRIVINNHLKRARGGKISFTHLIGYAMVQAIKAMPAMNYSFAKVDGKPTLVKPDHVNLGLAIDLVKPNGDRQLVVAAIKKAETLNFFEFWQAYEDIVRRARDGKLTMDDFTGVTVSLTNPGGLGTVHSVPRLMPGQSVIMGVGSMDYPAEFQGTSQDTLNKLGISKVMTLTSTYDHRVIQGAASGEFLRQVANLLLGENGFYDDIFEALRIPYEPVRWLKDIDASHDDDVTKAARVFELIHSYRVRGHVMADTDPLEYQQRKHPDLDITEHGLTLWDLEREFAVGGFAGKSMMKLRDILGVLRDSYCRTTGIEFMHIQDPKQRKWIQDRVERPHSKPEREEQLRILRRLNAAEAFETFLQTKYVGQKRFSLEGGESVIPLLDAVLDSAAESRLDEVVIGMAHRGRLNVLANIVGKSYAQIFREFEGNLDPKSMHGSGDVKYHLGAEGTFTGLDGEQIKVSLVANPSHLEAVDPVLEGVSRAKQDIINKGGTDFTVLPVAIHGDAAFAGQGVVAETLNMSQLRGYRTGGTVHIVINNQVGFTAAPESSRSSMYATDVARMIEAPIFHVNGDDPEAVVRVARLAFEFRQAFNKDVVIDLICYRRRGHNESDNPAFTQPLMYDLIDKKRSVRKLYTESLIGRGDITLEEAEQALQDYQGQLEKVFTEVREATSQPSAVEPSDPQAEFPVAVNTAVTSEVVKRIAESQVNIPDHITVHPRLLPQLQRRAAMVEDGTIDWGMGETLAIGSLLLEGVPVRLAGQDSQRGTFGQRHAVIIDRTTGDEYTPLQYLSEDQARLNVYNSLLSEYAAMGFEYGYSLARPNALVMWEAQFGDFVNGAQTVVDEFISSAEQKWAQTSGVVLLLPHGYEGQGPDHSSARPERFLQLCAQNNMTVAMPTSPSNYFHLLRWQVHNPHHKPLVVFTPKSMLRLKAAASKAEEFTTGQFQPVIGDASVDPAAVRKVVFCAGKVYYDLEAERQKRGVTDTAIIRIERLYPLPGTELQAEIKRYPNAEKYLWAQEEPANQGAWPFIALNLIDHLDLAVGADIPAGERLRRISRPHSSSPAVGSAKRHQAEQEQLVREVFDA, encoded by the coding sequence GTGTCGCCACAGTCCCCCAGTAACTCGAGCATCTCGACCGAGACCGACCAAGCGGGCAAGAACCCCGCCGCGTCGTTCGGTGCCAACGAGTGGCTCGTCGACGAGATCTATCAGCAGTACCTCCAGGACCCGAATTCGGTAGACCGAGCCTGGTGGGACTTCTTCGCCGACTACAAGCCGGGCGCCGCTGGCGCGCCGGCTCCGGCGGGTACCGCGGCCGCGGGGGCCGCGGGCACCACCACCGCGCAGGCCGCTCCCGCCCAGGCCCCCGCCCCGGCGGCCGAGAAGCCCGCCGCCGAGAAGCCCGCCGCCGCGCAGGCCCCGGCTCCGGCCCAGGCGAAGCCCGCCGCGCAGGCCCCGGCCCAGGCCGCCGCTCCCGCGAAGGCCGCCCCGGCCCCCGCGAAGCCGGCCGCTCCCGCGAAGAAGGCCGAGCCCGCCGCCGAGGCCCCCTCGGGCCCCGAGCAGGTCGTGCTGCGCGGCCCCGCCGCCGCGGTCGCGAAGAACATGGACGCCTCCCTGGAGCTGCCCACGGCCACGTCCGTGCGCGCGGTCCCGGTGAAGCTGCTGTTCGACAACCGCATCGTCATCAACAACCACCTCAAGCGGGCGCGCGGCGGGAAGATCTCCTTCACGCACCTCATCGGCTACGCCATGGTCCAGGCGATCAAGGCCATGCCGGCGATGAACTACTCGTTCGCGAAGGTCGACGGCAAGCCGACCCTGGTCAAGCCGGACCACGTCAACCTCGGTCTCGCCATCGACCTGGTCAAGCCGAACGGCGACCGCCAGCTCGTCGTCGCGGCGATCAAGAAGGCCGAGACGCTGAACTTCTTCGAGTTCTGGCAGGCCTACGAGGACATCGTCCGCCGCGCCCGCGACGGCAAGCTGACGATGGACGACTTCACCGGGGTCACGGTCTCCCTGACCAACCCCGGCGGCCTCGGCACCGTCCACTCGGTGCCGCGCCTGATGCCCGGCCAGTCCGTGATCATGGGCGTCGGCTCCATGGACTACCCGGCGGAGTTCCAGGGCACCAGCCAGGACACCCTGAACAAGCTCGGCATCTCGAAGGTCATGACGCTCACGTCGACCTACGACCACCGGGTCATCCAGGGCGCCGCCTCCGGCGAGTTCCTCCGCCAGGTCGCCAACCTGCTGCTCGGCGAGAACGGCTTCTACGACGACATCTTCGAGGCGCTGCGCATCCCCTACGAGCCGGTCCGCTGGCTCAAGGACATCGACGCCAGCCACGACGACGACGTCACCAAGGCCGCCCGCGTCTTCGAGCTGATCCACTCCTACCGGGTCCGCGGCCACGTCATGGCCGACACGGACCCGCTGGAGTACCAGCAGCGCAAGCACCCCGACCTGGACATCACCGAGCACGGCCTCACCCTGTGGGACCTGGAGCGCGAGTTCGCCGTCGGCGGTTTCGCCGGCAAGTCGATGATGAAGCTGCGCGACATCCTCGGCGTCCTGCGCGACTCGTACTGCCGCACCACCGGCATCGAGTTCATGCACATCCAGGACCCCAAGCAGCGCAAGTGGATCCAGGACCGCGTGGAGCGCCCGCACTCCAAGCCGGAGCGCGAGGAGCAGCTGCGCATCCTGCGCCGGCTGAACGCGGCCGAGGCGTTCGAGACGTTCCTGCAGACGAAGTACGTCGGCCAGAAGCGCTTCTCCCTGGAGGGCGGCGAGTCCGTCATCCCGCTGCTCGACGCGGTGCTCGACTCCGCTGCCGAGTCGCGCCTGGACGAGGTCGTCATCGGCATGGCCCACCGCGGCCGCCTGAACGTCCTCGCCAACATCGTCGGCAAGTCGTACGCCCAGATCTTCCGCGAGTTCGAGGGCAACCTCGACCCGAAGTCGATGCACGGCTCCGGTGACGTGAAGTACCACCTGGGCGCCGAGGGCACCTTCACGGGCCTCGACGGTGAGCAGATCAAGGTCTCCCTGGTCGCGAACCCGTCGCACCTGGAGGCGGTGGACCCGGTCCTGGAGGGCGTCTCGCGCGCCAAGCAGGACATCATCAACAAGGGCGGCACGGACTTCACGGTCCTGCCGGTGGCGATCCACGGCGACGCGGCCTTCGCGGGCCAGGGCGTGGTGGCCGAGACCCTGAACATGTCGCAGCTGCGCGGCTACCGCACCGGCGGCACGGTCCACATCGTCATCAACAACCAGGTCGGCTTCACCGCGGCCCCCGAGTCCTCGCGCTCCTCCATGTACGCGACGGACGTGGCCCGCATGATCGAGGCCCCGATCTTCCACGTGAACGGCGACGACCCCGAGGCCGTCGTCCGCGTGGCGCGGCTCGCCTTCGAGTTCCGCCAGGCGTTCAACAAGGACGTGGTGATCGACCTCATCTGCTACCGCCGCCGCGGTCACAACGAGTCGGACAACCCGGCCTTCACCCAGCCGCTGATGTACGACCTGATCGACAAGAAGCGCTCGGTGCGCAAGCTGTACACCGAGTCCCTCATCGGTCGCGGCGACATCACCCTGGAAGAGGCCGAGCAGGCGCTCCAGGACTACCAGGGCCAGCTGGAGAAGGTCTTCACGGAGGTCCGCGAGGCCACCTCGCAGCCGTCCGCCGTGGAGCCCTCCGACCCGCAGGCCGAGTTCCCGGTCGCCGTGAACACCGCGGTGACCTCGGAGGTCGTCAAGCGGATCGCCGAGTCCCAGGTCAACATCCCCGACCACATCACCGTCCACCCGCGTCTGCTGCCGCAGCTGCAGCGCCGGGCGGCGATGGTCGAGGACGGCACGATCGACTGGGGCATGGGCGAGACCCTCGCGATCGGCTCCCTCCTGCTGGAGGGCGTCCCGGTCCGCCTGGCCGGCCAGGACTCGCAGCGCGGTACGTTCGGCCAGCGCCACGCGGTCATCATCGACCGCACCACGGGCGACGAGTACACGCCGCTGCAGTACCTCTCCGAGGACCAGGCGCGGCTCAACGTCTACAACTCCCTCCTCTCCGAGTACGCGGCGATGGGCTTCGAGTACGGCTACTCGCTGGCCCGCCCGAACGCGCTCGTGATGTGGGAGGCGCAGTTCGGCGACTTCGTCAACGGCGCGCAGACGGTCGTGGACGAGTTCATCTCGTCGGCCGAGCAGAAGTGGGCCCAGACGTCCGGCGTCGTCCTGCTCCTGCCGCACGGCTACGAGGGCCAGGGCCCGGACCACTCCTCGGCCCGCCCGGAGCGGTTCCTGCAGCTCTGCGCCCAGAACAACATGACGGTCGCCATGCCGACGTCGCCGTCGAACTACTTCCACCTCCTGCGGTGGCAGGTGCACAACCCGCACCACAAGCCGCTGGTGGTCTTCACGCCGAAGTCGATGCTGCGCCTGAAGGCGGCGGCGTCGAAGGCGGAGGAGTTCACGACCGGGCAGTTCCAGCCGGTCATCGGCGACGCGTCGGTCGACCCGGCCGCGGTCAGGAAGGTCGTCTTCTGCGCCGGCAAGGTCTACTACGACCTGGAGGCCGAGCGTCAGAAGCGCGGTGTGACGGACACGGCGATCATCCGCATCGAGCGCCTGTACCCGCTGCCGGGTACCGAGCTCCAGGCGGAGATCAAGAGGTACCCGAACGCCGAGAAGTACCTGTGGGCCCAGGAGGAGCCGGCGAACCAGGGTGCCTGGCCGTTCATCGCGCTCAACCTGATCGACCACCTCGACCTGGCGGTCGGCGCGGACATCCCCGCCGGCGAGCGCCTGCGCCGCATCTCGCGTCCGCACAGCTCGTCCCCGGCCGTGGGTTCCGCGAAGCGGCACCAGGCCGAGCAGGAGCAGCTCGTGCGTGAGGTGTTCGACGCGTAA
- a CDS encoding ATP-binding protein, with the protein MSGGPAARRNPGEPEPWGGVSPFSIKTKLGALVVISVLITTGLSVIAVHTKTELRFITVFSMIATLLITQFVAHSLTAPLDEMTAVARSISQGDYTRRVRENRRDELGDLAVTINAMADELEAQDRQRKELVANVSHELRTPIAGLRAVLENIVDGVTQADPETMRTALKQTERLGRLVETLLDLSRLDNGVVPLKKRRFEVWPYLSGVLKEANMVASVRAGIATGSGSHTRTDVHLHLDVHPPELTAHADPERIHQVVANLIDNAVKHSPPHGRVTVKARRGALPESLELEVLDEGPGIPKSEWHRVFERFNRGSAKRPQGPGSDGGTGLGLAIARWAVDLHGGRIGVAESERGCRILVTLPGEPSVPS; encoded by the coding sequence ATGAGCGGCGGGCCGGCCGCACGGAGAAACCCCGGGGAGCCGGAACCCTGGGGCGGGGTGAGCCCGTTCTCGATCAAGACCAAGCTGGGCGCGCTGGTCGTCATCTCGGTGCTGATCACCACCGGTCTGTCGGTGATCGCGGTGCACACGAAGACGGAGCTGCGCTTCATCACGGTCTTCTCGATGATCGCCACGCTTCTCATTACGCAGTTCGTGGCCCATTCGCTCACCGCCCCGCTGGACGAGATGACGGCCGTGGCCCGGTCCATCTCGCAGGGCGACTACACCCGCCGGGTGCGGGAGAACCGCCGTGACGAACTGGGCGACCTGGCCGTGACGATCAACGCCATGGCCGACGAGCTGGAGGCCCAGGACCGCCAGCGCAAGGAGCTGGTGGCGAACGTCTCGCACGAGCTGCGCACGCCCATCGCGGGTCTGCGCGCGGTGCTGGAGAACATCGTCGACGGCGTCACGCAGGCCGACCCGGAGACGATGCGCACGGCCCTGAAGCAGACCGAGCGCCTCGGCCGGCTGGTGGAGACGCTGCTGGATCTGTCCCGCCTGGACAACGGCGTCGTCCCGCTGAAGAAGCGGCGGTTCGAGGTGTGGCCGTACCTGTCCGGTGTGCTGAAGGAGGCCAACATGGTCGCCTCCGTGCGCGCGGGCATCGCCACCGGCTCGGGCAGTCACACGCGCACGGACGTCCATCTGCACCTCGACGTCCACCCGCCGGAGTTGACCGCGCACGCCGACCCGGAGCGCATCCACCAGGTCGTCGCCAATCTCATCGACAACGCGGTCAAGCACAGCCCGCCGCACGGCCGGGTGACGGTCAAGGCGCGGCGCGGCGCGCTGCCGGAGTCGCTGGAGCTGGAGGTCCTGGACGAGGGCCCCGGCATTCCGAAGTCGGAGTGGCACCGCGTCTTCGAGCGGTTCAACCGGGGCAGCGCCAAACGGCCGCAGGGGCCGGGCAGCGACGGCGGCACGGGCCTCGGCCTGGCGATCGCCCGCTGGGCGGTGGATCTGCACGGCGGGCGGATCGGAGTGGCCGAATCCGAGCGGGGTTGCCGGATTCTTGTCACTCTTCCAGGAGAGCCATCCGTGCCAAGTTGA
- a CDS encoding response regulator transcription factor, which yields MEQTHTSHNGSATATPGAQRRVLVVEDDATIVDAIATRLRAEGFLVQTAGDGPAAVDTAEAWQPDLLILDIMLPGFDGLEVCRRVQAARPVPVLMLTARDDETDMLVGLGVGADDYMTKPFSMRELAARVHVLLRRVERAALAAATPRSGILRLGELEIDHAQRRVRVRSEDVHLTPTEFDLLVCLANTPRAVLSREQLLAEVWDWADASGTRTVDSHIKALRRKIGAERIRTVHGVGYALETPTP from the coding sequence ATGGAGCAGACACACACCTCCCACAACGGTTCGGCGACGGCTACTCCGGGCGCACAGCGCCGGGTTCTCGTCGTCGAGGACGACGCCACGATCGTGGACGCCATCGCGACCCGCCTGCGAGCCGAGGGATTCCTCGTGCAAACAGCGGGTGACGGTCCGGCCGCCGTCGACACGGCCGAGGCCTGGCAGCCCGACCTGCTGATCCTCGACATCATGCTGCCCGGCTTCGACGGTCTGGAGGTCTGCCGGCGCGTGCAGGCCGCCCGGCCGGTGCCGGTGCTGATGCTCACCGCGCGCGACGACGAGACCGACATGCTGGTCGGGCTCGGCGTCGGCGCCGACGACTACATGACGAAGCCCTTCTCGATGCGGGAGTTGGCGGCGCGCGTGCACGTGCTGCTGCGCCGCGTGGAGCGGGCCGCGCTGGCCGCCGCGACGCCGCGCAGCGGCATCCTGCGCCTGGGCGAACTGGAGATCGACCACGCGCAGCGCCGGGTGCGGGTGCGGAGTGAGGATGTTCACCTCACGCCCACCGAGTTCGACCTCCTGGTCTGCCTGGCCAACACCCCGCGCGCGGTCCTCTCCCGCGAGCAGTTGCTCGCCGAGGTCTGGGACTGGGCGGACGCCTCCGGCACCCGCACGGTCGACAGCCACATCAAGGCGCTGCGCCGGAAGATCGGCGCCGAGCGGATCCGTACGGTGCACGGCGTCGGTTACGCCCTGGAGACCCCGACGCCATGA
- a CDS encoding spermidine synthase, translating into MPIPNDLPDVLDRREGPHGEVVLRRRPGGRLEIIANGCFLMDTSDGRSERRLVDAALDALPGRTRPDLLIGGLGVGFSLAHAAADPRWGRIAVVEREPAIVEWHRDGPLSTISAEALADPRTEIVEADLVAYVNETSATYDALCLDIDNGPDWTVTEGNADLYGKAGLAACARVLKPGGVLAVWSAQPSPEFEETLRNAGFQQVRTEEIPVARGVPDVVHLAISPG; encoded by the coding sequence ATGCCCATCCCGAACGACCTTCCCGATGTCCTGGACCGTCGCGAGGGCCCGCACGGCGAAGTCGTGCTGCGGCGCCGGCCCGGTGGCCGGCTGGAGATCATCGCGAACGGCTGCTTCCTGATGGACACCTCCGACGGCCGCTCCGAGCGGCGGCTGGTCGACGCGGCACTGGACGCCCTGCCCGGCCGCACCCGCCCCGACCTGCTGATCGGCGGACTCGGCGTCGGCTTCTCCCTCGCGCACGCGGCGGCGGACCCGCGCTGGGGGCGGATCGCGGTGGTGGAACGCGAGCCCGCGATCGTCGAATGGCACCGCGACGGCCCGCTCTCCACGATCTCCGCAGAGGCCCTCGCCGACCCCCGCACGGAAATCGTCGAAGCCGATCTCGTCGCATACGTCAATGAGACATCCGCCACGTACGACGCGCTGTGCCTCGACATCGACAACGGCCCCGACTGGACCGTGACGGAAGGCAACGCAGATCTCTACGGCAAAGCCGGACTGGCCGCCTGCGCACGGGTGTTGAAGCCCGGCGGGGTACTCGCCGTCTGGTCCGCCCAGCCGTCTCCGGAATTCGAAGAAACCTTGCGGAATGCCGGGTTCCAACAGGTGCGTACCGAAGAGATCCCGGTTGCCCGGGGCGTTCCGGACGTCGTGCACCTCGCCATCAGCCCTGGATAG
- a CDS encoding rhomboid-like protein: MPDSPPPGTPGAGLRALRPWRLLPTPTGTPFTCAYAALLGVTSLIAAHADPALVHALLQGSSTDVAHLVRTPELVLVGSALWVAGGVASPFAVAFLLVLTALERRIGGLRTAGVFLLGHVLATLATEVPVGLAVLAGQLPDSSLHRLDYGISFGVAAGTGALAGLLPLWLRVPLLAGFAGMLLQDLLAFTDPMTNWGHLIALAIGVATWPLVRRWYATRLARAGR, encoded by the coding sequence GTGCCGGACTCCCCGCCCCCGGGAACGCCCGGGGCCGGACTCCGGGCGCTGCGGCCCTGGCGGCTGCTGCCCACCCCCACGGGCACGCCGTTCACCTGCGCGTACGCGGCCCTGCTCGGTGTCACCTCGCTGATCGCCGCGCACGCCGACCCGGCCCTGGTGCACGCCCTGCTCCAGGGCTCCAGCACGGACGTGGCGCACCTGGTGCGGACGCCGGAGCTGGTGCTGGTGGGCAGCGCGCTGTGGGTCGCGGGCGGGGTGGCCTCGCCGTTCGCCGTCGCGTTCCTGCTGGTGCTGACCGCGCTGGAACGGCGGATCGGCGGCCTGCGCACGGCCGGTGTCTTCCTGCTCGGACACGTCCTCGCCACCCTGGCGACCGAGGTGCCGGTGGGACTCGCCGTCCTGGCCGGACAGCTCCCCGACAGCTCCCTGCACCGCCTCGACTACGGCATCAGCTTCGGCGTCGCGGCCGGCACCGGTGCCCTGGCCGGGCTGCTGCCGCTCTGGCTGCGCGTGCCGCTGCTGGCCGGCTTCGCCGGGATGCTGCTCCAGGACCTGCTCGCCTTCACCGACCCGATGACGAACTGGGGGCACCTGATCGCCCTGGCCATCGGTGTCGCGACCTGGCCGCTGGTCCGCCGGTGGTACGCGACGCGCCTGGCCCGGGCGGGACGCTGA
- a CDS encoding GNAT family N-acetyltransferase, with protein MDRIVQAWVDGWIVSRGAADPVPEPWGCTIDVGANGHVTRHVFGATGDALDEASVRKVAEAVTGAGVWLKAFRDPAVVSGWLGDDWWIDPEPGYLMTVPLTADAAPHAPEGYRLRSWSRGGVTRVLVAAPDGSLAARGQIAPTGPTAVVDQIETAPEHRRRGLGGVVMRTLQSAAVRQGARTGVLAGTPAGRGLYEALGWEVVALLTSAKHVPPASGTA; from the coding sequence GTGGACCGGATCGTGCAGGCGTGGGTGGACGGGTGGATCGTGTCCCGTGGAGCGGCCGATCCGGTCCCCGAGCCCTGGGGCTGCACCATCGACGTCGGGGCGAACGGCCACGTCACACGGCATGTGTTCGGCGCGACCGGTGACGCTCTCGACGAGGCCTCCGTCCGCAAGGTGGCCGAGGCGGTGACCGGGGCCGGGGTGTGGCTGAAGGCGTTCCGGGACCCGGCCGTGGTCTCCGGCTGGCTGGGCGACGACTGGTGGATCGACCCCGAGCCCGGCTACCTGATGACGGTCCCGCTGACGGCGGACGCCGCTCCGCACGCTCCCGAGGGCTACCGGCTGCGCAGCTGGTCGCGCGGCGGGGTGACGCGCGTGCTGGTCGCCGCGCCGGACGGTTCCCTGGCGGCGCGCGGCCAGATCGCCCCGACGGGCCCGACCGCCGTCGTCGACCAGATCGAGACGGCCCCCGAGCACCGCCGCAGGGGGCTCGGCGGTGTCGTCATGCGGACGCTGCAGAGCGCCGCCGTCCGGCAGGGCGCCCGCACCGGCGTCCTGGCCGGAACGCCCGCGGGCAGAGGGCTCTACGAGGCACTGGGCTGGGAGGTGGTGGCCCTGCTGACCAGCGCCAAGCACGTCCCGCCGGCTTCCGGCACGGCCTGA
- the lon gene encoding endopeptidase La, with translation MASTSTPLTLPVLPLDGEVVLPGMVVPLDLSDSEVRAAVEAAQAAARTTPGKPRVLLVPRIDGTYANTGVLGTVEQVGRLADGDPGALIRGRGRVRIGAGTTGPGAALWVEGTSVDETVPEPLPGQVAELVKEYKALATAWLRKRGAWQIVDRVQAIDDVSALADNSGYSPFLTTDQKVELLETTDPVARLKLATQQLRDHLAEQDVAETIAKDVQEGVDKQQREFLLRRQLEAVRKELRELNGEQEGEESDDYRARVEAADLPEKVREAALKEVDKLERSSDQSPEGSWIRTWLDTVLEMPWNERTEDAYDIQGAKAVLDAEHSGLEDVKERITEYLAVRKRRNDRGLGVVGGRRGGAVLALVGPPGVGKTSLGESVAHAMGRKFVRVALGGVRDEAEIRGHRRTYVGALPGRVVRAIKEAGSMNPVVLLDEIDKVGSDFRGDPAAALLEVLDPAQNHTFRDHYLEVELDLSDVVFLATANVLEAIPEALADRMEIVRLDGYTEDEKVVIARDHLLPRQLERAGLDKDEVTLDESALRKLAGEYTREAGVRNLERSVARLLRKVAAQHELGERELPFTVTDGDLRDLIGRPHHVPESAQDPAERRTSVPGVATGLAVTGAGGDVLYVEASLADPETGAAGLTLTGQLGDVMKESAQIALSFLRSHGAELELPVGDLKDRGVHIHFPAGAVPKDGPSAGITMTTALASLLSGRLVRTDVAMTGEVSLTGRVLPIGGVKQKLLAAHRAGVTTVIIPKRNEPDLDDVPAEVLDKLDVHAVTDVRQVLELALSPATNGAAPEVPVAA, from the coding sequence ATGGCTTCGACGTCCACACCGCTCACCCTGCCCGTGCTGCCGCTCGACGGTGAGGTCGTGCTGCCCGGGATGGTGGTCCCGCTGGACCTGAGCGACTCCGAGGTCCGTGCCGCCGTGGAGGCCGCACAGGCCGCCGCTCGGACAACGCCCGGAAAGCCCCGGGTACTCCTGGTGCCACGCATCGACGGGACGTACGCGAACACCGGTGTCCTCGGCACCGTCGAGCAGGTCGGCCGGCTCGCCGACGGCGACCCGGGCGCGCTGATCCGCGGCCGGGGCCGGGTGAGGATCGGTGCGGGGACCACGGGACCCGGCGCGGCCCTCTGGGTCGAGGGCACCAGCGTCGACGAGACCGTGCCGGAGCCGCTGCCCGGGCAGGTCGCCGAACTGGTCAAGGAGTACAAGGCCCTCGCCACCGCCTGGCTGCGCAAGCGCGGCGCCTGGCAGATCGTCGACCGGGTCCAGGCCATCGACGACGTCTCGGCGCTCGCCGACAACTCCGGCTACTCGCCGTTCCTGACCACCGACCAGAAGGTCGAACTGCTGGAGACCACCGACCCGGTGGCCCGGCTCAAGCTCGCCACCCAGCAGCTGCGCGACCACCTCGCCGAGCAGGACGTGGCCGAGACCATCGCCAAGGACGTCCAGGAGGGCGTCGACAAGCAGCAGCGTGAATTCCTGCTGCGGCGCCAGCTCGAAGCGGTCCGCAAGGAGCTGCGCGAGCTCAACGGCGAGCAGGAGGGCGAGGAGTCCGACGACTACCGCGCCCGGGTGGAGGCCGCCGACCTGCCCGAGAAGGTCCGCGAGGCCGCCCTCAAGGAGGTCGACAAGCTGGAGCGGTCCTCCGACCAGTCGCCCGAGGGCTCGTGGATCCGCACCTGGCTCGACACGGTCCTGGAGATGCCGTGGAACGAGCGCACCGAGGACGCCTACGACATCCAGGGCGCCAAGGCGGTCCTGGACGCCGAGCACTCGGGTCTCGAGGACGTCAAGGAGCGCATCACCGAGTACCTGGCGGTGCGCAAGCGGCGCAACGACCGGGGACTGGGCGTCGTCGGCGGGCGGCGCGGCGGTGCCGTGCTCGCCCTCGTCGGACCGCCCGGCGTCGGCAAGACCTCCCTCGGCGAGTCCGTCGCCCACGCCATGGGCCGCAAGTTCGTCCGCGTCGCCCTCGGCGGCGTGCGCGACGAGGCCGAGATCCGCGGCCACCGGCGCACCTACGTGGGCGCGCTGCCCGGCCGGGTCGTCCGTGCCATCAAGGAGGCCGGGTCCATGAACCCGGTCGTGCTGCTCGACGAGATCGACAAGGTCGGCTCGGACTTCCGGGGCGACCCGGCCGCCGCCCTCCTCGAAGTGCTCGACCCGGCCCAGAACCACACCTTCCGGGACCACTACCTGGAGGTCGAGCTGGACCTGTCGGACGTGGTCTTCCTCGCCACCGCCAACGTCCTGGAGGCCATCCCGGAGGCCCTGGCCGACCGGATGGAGATCGTCCGCCTCGACGGCTACACCGAGGACGAGAAGGTCGTCATCGCCCGTGACCACCTGCTCCCGCGCCAGCTGGAGCGGGCCGGCCTCGACAAGGACGAGGTGACCCTCGACGAGAGCGCGCTGCGCAAGCTCGCCGGCGAGTACACGCGCGAGGCCGGCGTCCGCAACCTGGAGCGGTCCGTCGCACGGCTGCTGCGCAAGGTCGCCGCCCAGCACGAACTCGGCGAGCGGGAGCTGCCGTTCACCGTCACCGACGGTGATCTGCGCGATCTGATCGGGCGGCCGCACCACGTGCCCGAGTCCGCCCAGGACCCGGCCGAGCGGCGGACGTCCGTGCCGGGCGTGGCCACGGGCCTCGCGGTGACCGGAGCGGGCGGTGACGTGCTCTACGTCGAGGCGTCGCTGGCCGACCCGGAGACGGGCGCGGCCGGGCTGACCCTGACCGGTCAGCTGGGCGATGTGATGAAGGAGTCCGCGCAGATCGCGCTCAGCTTCCTGCGCTCCCACGGCGCCGAGCTGGAACTGCCGGTGGGCGATCTGAAGGACCGGGGCGTGCACATCCACTTCCCGGCGGGCGCGGTCCCCAAGGACGGCCCGAGCGCGGGCATCACGATGACCACGGCCCTGGCCTCCCTGCTCTCCGGCCGGCTGGTCCGCACGGACGTGGCCATGACCGGCGAGGTCTCGCTGACCGGGCGGGTCCTGCCGATCGGCGGCGTGAAGCAGAAGCTGCTCGCGGCGCACCGGGCGGGCGTCACCACCGTGATCATCCCCAAGCGCAACGAGCCCGACCTGGACGACGTCCCGGCCGAGGTGCTGGACAAGCTCGACGTCCACGCCGTGACCGACGTCCGCCAGGTCCTGGAGCTGGCGCTGTCCCCGGCGACGAACGGGGCCGCGCCCGAGGTTCCGGTCGCGGCGTGA
- a CDS encoding MarR family transcriptional regulator, with the protein MHEDGKDDGHRAAGAAGSAVDQPAFLALERELTVLLRRARASQGEMAREVHPDLESSAYGLLVRLDECGKQRATALAAYIGVGKATMSRQLRALEELGLVAREPDPADGRAWLVALTQEGHDRVRRVREARRARYAGRLADWDTHEVTELARLLHQLNRGMEK; encoded by the coding sequence GTGCACGAGGACGGCAAGGACGACGGACACCGAGCTGCCGGTGCGGCCGGGAGCGCTGTGGATCAGCCTGCCTTCCTGGCGCTGGAGCGGGAGCTGACCGTGCTGCTGCGACGGGCCCGGGCCAGCCAGGGCGAGATGGCCCGCGAGGTCCATCCCGACCTGGAGTCGTCCGCCTACGGGCTGCTGGTCCGGCTGGACGAGTGCGGCAAGCAGCGGGCCACCGCCCTCGCCGCCTACATCGGGGTCGGCAAGGCGACGATGTCCCGCCAGCTGCGCGCCCTGGAGGAACTCGGGCTGGTCGCGCGCGAGCCCGACCCCGCCGACGGCCGCGCCTGGCTGGTCGCCCTCACCCAGGAGGGCCACGACCGGGTCCGCCGGGTCCGCGAGGCCCGCCGCGCCCGGTACGCCGGCCGCCTGGCCGACTGGGACACCCACGAGGTCACGGAACTGGCCCGGCTGCTGCACCAGCTCAACCGCGGCATGGAGAAGTAG